The segment CTCGATGAATCGGACTGCAGTGATGTCGATGAAGTCAATGATTGTTTTCTGTTGGGAGCCGATGCTGAAGAAGAAGATGCCGGGGACGAAGAAGAGGAAGAAGACACGGATGAGTGCGACAGCGATTCCGACTGCGGCACCTGTGAGCGTTGCTCCGACGGCACCTGCCGTGATTGCGGCGAAGGGCCCTTCGGTTGCTATTGTTAGTTTTTCCTTCTTACCGATTTAAAATTCTTGTATTTCTTTAAAGCGAGCTCTGCCATATCAGCCATAATCACATTCAACTCAAAATCCTTCGGCGTGTAAACCTTTGCCACCCCCTGTTTTAGGAGAATCTTTTTGTCGGAAGGGGGGATGATGCCTCCCACAACAACGGGGATGTTGTGGATCTTTTTTGCCTTCATCTGTCTGATCAGCTCGGAAACCAGCAGACGGTGGGAACCGGACAGGATGCTCAAGCCGATGACATGCACCCCCTCCTGCAGGGCCGACTCGACAATCTGCCGGGGGGTGAGCCGGATCCCCTGGTAGACCACCTCCATCCCGGCGTCGCGCGCCCGGACGGCGATCTGCTCGGCGCCGCTGGAATGCCCGTCCAGCCCCGGTTTGCCGACGAGGATTCGCAGTTTTTCGCCGGTCTCCTTTTCGAAGCGGGCCACCGCCTCACGCGCCCCCTTAATCCCTTCCGTCTGTCCCGCCGTGGTTACACCGGCCACACCGGTTGGCGCCCGATATTCACCAAACACCTCGCGCAGGGTATCGGCCCATTCGCCGGTGGTGATACCGATCTTTGCGGCGGCAATAGAGGCCGGCATGACGTTGCCCCCGCTTTTGGCCGCCTCTTTCAAATTTTTCAAGGCGCGGCCGACCGCGGCTTTGTTCCGTTTATTTCGAAAGCCTTTAAGCGCCTTGATCTTATCCGCAACCGCCTTTTCATTGATCTTCATAATGCCGCCGTCGCTTCCGGCCGAAAGCGGGGAGGGGGCCGTTTCGGTGAAGCAGTTGATACCGACCACTTTTATGTTTGCATCCTCAATGGCTTTGACGCGCAAGGCGTTGGAGGTCACGAGTTGTTGTTTCATATACGAGAGCGCGGCGATCGAGCCCCCCATGTCCAACACTTTTTGAAGTTCTTTTTCCGCGGCGTTCGCCAACTCCCTTGTCTTCGCCTCGATGACCCTCGATCCCTCAAAAATATCATCATACTCCAAAAGATCGGTCTCATGGGCCAGCACCTGCTGGATCCGCAAGCTCCACTGCTGATCCCACGGCCGGGGAAGCCCCAGCGCCTCGTTCCAGCAGGGGAGCTGGACGGCGCGGGCACGAGCGTTTTTCGACAGGGTGACCCCCAGCATTTCCAGAACAATCCGTTGAATATTATTTTCGGGCTGGCGCTCGGTGAGTCCGAGGGAATTGACCTGGACGCCATAACGAAACCGGCGGTATTTGGGATTTTTGACGCCGTATCGGTTTTGGAGAAGCTTATCCCACAGGGAGGCGAAGGCCCGCATCTTGCAGACCTCTTCGACAAACCGGATGCTCGAATCGACAAAAAACGAAATCCGCCCCACCGACTGCTCAAAGTCTTCCCCTGCAACTTCCCCGGAATTTTTCACCGCATCCAGAATGCAACACGCGTTGGCGAGGCCAAAAGCCAGTTCCTGCACCGGCGTGGCGCCGACCTCCTGAAGATGATAAGGGCAGACATTGATCGGGTTCCACTTCGGGACATTTTTGACCGTGTAGGTGATGGTATCTTTGGCCAGGCGGACGGAGGGCTCCGGCGGAAAGATGTGCGTTCCCCGCGAGAGATATTCTTTCAGAATATCGTTTTGCGTCGTCCCCTGCAAAAGCCTCGGATCGACCCCCTGCCTTTCGGCGGCCGCGATATATAATGACAACAGCCAGGCCGCCGTGGAGTTGATGGTCATGGAGGTGTTCATCTGATCGAGGGGAATTCCCTTAAAGAGGGTCTCCATGTCCTCGATGTGGGAAATCGGAACCCCCACTTTACCCACCTCGGCGACGGCCAGTGGATGATCCGAGTCGTAGCCGGTCTGCGTGGGGAGATCGAAGGCGACCGACAGG is part of the Deltaproteobacteria bacterium genome and harbors:
- a CDS encoding protein meaA, with amino-acid sequence MAVKHDNIWMMRTYSGHTTAKASNELYRTNLAKGQTGLSVAFDLPTQTGYDSDHPLAVAEVGKVGVPISHIEDMETLFKGIPLDQMNTSMTINSTAAWLLSLYIAAAERQGVDPRLLQGTTQNDILKEYLSRGTHIFPPEPSVRLAKDTITYTVKNVPKWNPINVCPYHLQEVGATPVQELAFGLANACCILDAVKNSGEVAGEDFEQSVGRISFFVDSSIRFVEEVCKMRAFASLWDKLLQNRYGVKNPKYRRFRYGVQVNSLGLTERQPENNIQRIVLEMLGVTLSKNARARAVQLPCWNEALGLPRPWDQQWSLRIQQVLAHETDLLEYDDIFEGSRVIEAKTRELANAAEKELQKVLDMGGSIAALSYMKQQLVTSNALRVKAIEDANIKVVGINCFTETAPSPLSAGSDGGIMKINEKAVADKIKALKGFRNKRNKAAVGRALKNLKEAAKSGGNVMPASIAAAKIGITTGEWADTLREVFGEYRAPTGVAGVTTAGQTEGIKGAREAVARFEKETGEKLRILVGKPGLDGHSSGAEQIAVRARDAGMEVVYQGIRLTPRQIVESALQEGVHVIGLSILSGSHRLLVSELIRQMKAKKIHNIPVVVGGIIPPSDKKILLKQGVAKVYTPKDFELNVIMADMAELALKKYKNFKSVRRKN